A single Anabas testudineus chromosome 10, fAnaTes1.2, whole genome shotgun sequence DNA region contains:
- the LOC113160855 gene encoding LOW QUALITY PROTEIN: protocadherin beta-15-like (The sequence of the model RefSeq protein was modified relative to this genomic sequence to represent the inferred CDS: deleted 1 base in 1 codon): protein MAYSRYGLHYGFTLVLLVLHPVFGDVSYSIPEEMKRGSVIGNIAKDLGLDLGRLSARKARIDTEDNNVQYCGLNLNTGDLIVQERIDREGLCARKASCVLKQELVLENPLELHRISINVLDINDNSPQFKEDSLKIEIRESAVIGARFLLDEAHDGDINENTVQGYSLQQNDHFKLNIKTKGNGRKYGELVLDKELDREDKKEIMLLLTAFDGGSPQRSGTVVIHVTVLDANDNVPVFSQSVYKASLPENSPLDTLVITVSATDADEGINGEITYGFDHVSDENQVFSLNAKTGDVNVAGSIDYEKQSSYEMQISAKDGLGLASYATLTIEITDINDNAPVISLKSLTKQIPENVSPGTEVGIINVQDRDSDNNRQVRCSIQQNVPFKLVPSIKNYYSLVTTGQLDRELVSDYNITISATDEGSPPLSSSKTVQLSVADINDNPPVFEEQSYSAYVSENNKPGSTLCSVTARDPDWRQNGTVIYSLLPGEVNGAPVSSYLSVNGDTGVIHAVRSFDYEQFRSFKVQVMARDNGSPPLSSNVTVSVFISDVNDNSPQILYPAPEGNSFMTELVPKAAHGGSLVSKVIAVDADSGQNAWLSYHIVKSTDPGLFTIGLHSGEIRTQRDISESDSMKQNLIVSVKDNGQPSLSATCSMYLLISDNLAEVPELKDISYDDKNSKLTSYLIIALVSVSTFFLTFIIIILGVRFCRRRKPRLLFDGAVAIPSAYLPPNYADVDGTGTLRSTYKYDAYLTTGSRTSDFKFVSSYNDNTLPADQTLRKSPSDFAEVFGDCSGSLEVGIHFELLNSFLACFFTLSMVLNSIQS, encoded by the exons ATGGCATACAGTAGATATGGACTCCACTACGGATTTACTCTTGTCTTGCTTGTCCTCCACCCAGTCTTTGGAGATGTGAGCTACTCCATCCCGGAGGAGATGAAACGTGGGTCTGTGATCGGAAATATAGCAAAGGATCTGGGACTTGATTTGGGCAGACTGTCCGCTCGCAAAGCCCGTATCGACACTGAGGACAACAACGTTCAATACTGCGGATTAAACCTCAACACCGGAGACCTGATTGTCCAAGAAAGGATCGACAGAGAAGGTCTTTGTGCGAGAAAGGCCTCGTGTGTTCTTAAACAGGAACTTGTACTGGAAAATCCATTAGAACTGCACCGTATTAGTATAAATGTTCTAGATATTAATGATAATTCACCACAGTTCAAAGAGGACTCGCTTAAAATTGAAATTCGGGAATCAGCAGTAATAGGTGCACGATTTCTATTAGATGAAGCGCACGATGGAGACATTAATGAAAATACGGTGCAAGGCTACTCTCTACAGCAAAATGATCATTTCAAATTGAATATAAAGACAAAAGGCAATGGAAGAAAATATGGTGAATTAGTCTTAGACAAAGAATtagacagagaggacaaaaaGGAGATCATGCTTTTACTGACCGCATTTGATGGTGGCTCTCCTCAGAGATCAGGCACAGTAGTTATACACGTCACTGTACTGGATGCTAATGATAATGTACCAGTGTTTAGCCAGAGCGTCTATAAAGCAAGTCTGCCTGAAAACTCTCCTCTCGATACATTAGTGATCACGGTGAGCGCAACGGATGCAGACGAGGGAATAAATGGAGAAATTACGTATGGATTTGACCATGTTTCAGATGAAAATCaagttttcagtttaaatgCTAAAACAGGAGACGTTAATGTGGCCGGATCTATTGATTATGAAAAGCAGTCATCATATGAAATGCAGATTAGTGCTAAAGATGGTTTGGGATTGGCTTCATATGCAACTCTAACAATTGAAATTACCGACATAAATGACAATGCACCAGTCATTTCCCTGAAATCACTGACGAAGCAAATACCTGAGAACGTGTCACCTGGTACAGAGGTGGGCATCATTAACGTGCAGGACAGAGACTCTGACAATAACAGACAGGTCCGCTGCTCCATTCAGCAAAATGTCCCTTTTAAGTTAGTTCCTTCTATCAAAAACTATTATTCTCTGGTGACCACAGGACAACTGGACCGTGAACTAGTGTCTGATTACAACATCACAATCAGCGCCACTGACGAGggctctccacctctgtcctcctctaaaACTGTTCAGTTATCTGTAGCTGACATCAACGACAACCCCCCAGTGTTTGAGGAACAGTCGTACAGCGCATATGtgagtgaaaataacaaacctgGCTCCACTTTATGTTCCGTTACTGCTCGAGACCCCGACTGGAGACAGAACGGTACAGTGATTTATTCTCTGTTACCTGGTGAGGTGAACGGTGCCCCGGTGTCCTCGTACCTGTCAGTTAACGGAGACACGGGGGTGATCCACGCTGTGAGGTCGTTTGATTATGAACAGTTCAggagttttaaagtgcaggtgATGGCCAGAGACAAcggttctcctcctctgagcagCAACGTGACCGTCAGTGTGTTCATATCGGATGTGAACGACAACTCTCCTCAGATACTGTACCCCGCCCCGGAGGGCAACTCGTTCATGACCGAGCTGGTCCCCAAAGCTGCACACGGAGGCTCTCTGGTGTCCAAAGTGATCGCGGTGGACGCGGACTCCGGACAGAACGCCTGGCTGTCCTATCATATAGTCAAATCCACTGATCCTGGT CTTTTCACTATTGGTCTTCACAGCGGAGAGATCAGGACACAGCGGGACATTTCAGAGTCtgacagcatgaaacagaaccttattgtgtcagtgaaagataacggacagccctctctctctgccacctgttccatgtatttacttatttctgATAACTTGGCTGAGGTGCCAGAACTGAAGGACATTTCTTATGATGACAAGAATTCCAAACTGACCTCTTATCTGATCATTGCTCTGGTGTCTGTGTCCACGTTTTTtctgaccttcatcatcatcattctggGTGTGAGGTTCTGTCGTAGGAGAAAGCCCAGACTGTTGTTTGACGGAGCAGTAGCCATCCCCAGCGCTTATCTCCCTCCTAATTACGCAGATGTAGACGGCACAGGAACTTTACGCAGCACTTACAAATATGACGCATACCTGACTACAGGATCTCGAACCAGTGACTTTAAGTTCGTATCATCTTATAATGACAACACACTGCCTGCTGACCAGACTCTGAGAAAAAGTCCATCAGACTTTGCTGAGGTGTTTGGAGATTGTAGCGGTTCTCTTGAGGTAGGCATTCACTTTGAGTTGTTAAATTCgtttttagcttgtttttttactctgtccatggtgctgaattCGATTCAGTCTTAA
- the LOC113160856 gene encoding protocadherin beta-16-like has protein sequence MAYSRYGLHYGFTLVLLVLHPVCGDVSYSIPEEMKRGSVIGNIAKDLGLDLGRLSARKARIDTEDNNVQYCGLNLNTGDLIVQERIDREGLCARKASCVLKQELVLENPLELHRISIRVQDINDNSPQFKEDSLKIEIHESADKGARFLLDEAHDGDIGENTVQGYSLQQNDHFKLNVNIKDGGRKSCELVLDKELDREDKKEIMLLLTAFDGGSPQRSGTVVIHVTVLDANDNVPVFSQSVYKASLPENSPLDTLVITVSATDADEGVNGEITYEFDHVSGENSNTFNLNPRTGEVRVSGTIDYEKASVYEIQISAKDGLGLASYATLIIDITDVNDNAPVIYVKSLTNPIPENASPGTEVGIINVQDRDSDNNRQVRCSIQQNVPFKLVPSIKNYYSLVTTGQLDRELVSDYNITIIATDEGSPPLSSSKTVQLSVADINDNPPVFEEQSYSAYVSENNKPGSTLCSVTARDPDWRQNGTVIYSLLPGEVNGAPVSSYLSVNGDTGVIHAVRSFDYEQFRSFKVQVMARDNGSPPLSSNVTVSLFISDVNDNSPQILYPAPEGNSFMTELVPKAAHGGSLVSKVIAVDADSGQNAWLSYHIVKSTDPGLFTIGVHSGEIRTQRDISESDSMKQNLIVSVKDNGQPSLSATCSMYLLISDNLAEVPELKDISYDDKNSKLTSYLIIALVSVSTFFLTFIIIILGVRFCRRRKPRLLFDGAVAIPSAYLPPNYADVDGTGTLRSTYNYDAYLTTGSRTSDFKFVSSYNDNTLPADQTLRKSPSDFAEVFGDYSGSLESVFVSQSKVINSIIEI, from the exons ATGGCATACAGTAGATATGGACTCCACTACGGATTTACTCTTGTTTTGCTTGTCCTCCACCCAGTCTGTGGAGATGTGAGCTACTCCATTCCGGAGGAGATGAAACGTGGGTCTGTGATCGGAAATATAGCAAAGGATCTGGGACTTGATTTGGGCAGACTGTCCGCTCGCAAAGCCCGTATCGACACTGAGGACAACAACGTTCAATACTGCGGATTAAACCTCAACACTGGAGACCTGATTGTTCAAGAAAGGATCGACAGAGAAGGTCTTTGTGCGAGAAAGGCCTCGTGTGTTCTCAAACAGGAACTTGTACTGGAAAATCCACTAGAACTGCACCGTATTAGTATCCGCGTTCAAGATATTAATGATAATTCACCACAGTTTAAAGAAGATTCACTTAAAATTGAAATTCATGAATCTGCAGACAAGGGTGCACGGTTTCTATTAGATGAAGCGCATGACGGAGATATCGGGGAAAATACGGTGCAAGGCTACTCTCTACAGCAAAATgatcatttcaaattaaatgtaaacataaaagaTGGCGGGCGAAAATCCTGCGAATTAGTCTTAGACAAAGAATTAGACAGAGAAGATAAAAAGGAAATCATGCTTTTACTTACCGCATTTGATGGTGGCTCTCCTCAGAGATCAGGCACAGTAGTTATACACGTCACTGTACTGGATGCTAATGATAATGTACCAGTGTTTAGCCAGAGCGTCTATAAAGCAAGTCTGCCTGAAAACTCTCCTCTCGATACATTAGTGATCACGGTGAGCGCAACGGATGCAGACGAGGGAGTAAATGGAGAAATCACTTACGAATTTGATCATGTTTCCGGTGAAAATAGTAACACTTTTAATTTAAACCCGAGAACGGGAGAGGTGAGAGTATCTGGAACTATAGATTATGAAAAAGCTTCAGTATATGAAATTCAAATAAGCGCAAAAGATGGTTTGGGATTGGCGTCTTATGCGACGTTAATCATTGATATTACTGATGTAAATGACAACGCACCAGTGATATATGTAAAATCACTGACTAATCCCATACCTGAGAATGCTTCACCTGGTACAGAGGTGGGCATCATTAACGTGCAGGACAGAGACTCTGACAATAACAGACAGGTCCGCTGCTCCATTCAGCAAAATGTCCCTTTTAAGTTAGTTCCTTCTATCAAAAACTATTATTCTCTGGTGACCACAGGACAACTGGACCGTGAACTAGTGTCTGATTACAACATCACAATCATCGCCACTGACGAGggctctccacctctgtcctcctctaaaACTGTTCAGTTATCTGTAGCTGACATCAACGACAACCCCCCAGTGTTTGAGGAACAGTCGTACAGCGCATATGtgagtgaaaataacaaacctgGCTCCACTTTATGTTCCGTTACTGCTCGAGACCCCGACTGGAGACAGAACGGTACAGTGATTTATTCTCTGTTACCTGGTGAGGTGAACGGTGCCCCGGTGTCCTCGTACCTGTCAGTTAACGGAGACACGGGGGTGATCCACGCTGTGAGGTCGTTTGATTATGAACAGTTCAggagttttaaagtgcaggtgATGGCCAGAGACAAcggttctcctcctctgagcagCAACGTCACCGTCAGTTTGTTCATATCGGATGTGAACGACAACTCTCCTCAGATACTGTACCCCGCCCCGGAGGGCAACTCCTTCATGACCGAGCTGGTCCCCAAAGCTGCACACGGAGGCTCTCTGGTGTCCAAAGTGATCGCGGTGGACGCGGACTCCGGACAGAACGCCTGGCTGTCCTATCATATAGTCAAATCCACTGATCCGGGTCTTTTCACTATTGGTGTCCACAGCGGAGAGATCAGGACACAGCGGGACATTTCAGAGTCtgacagcatgaaacagaaccttattgtgtcagtgaaagataacggacagccctctctctctgccacctgttccatgtatttacttatttctgATAACTTGGCTGAGGTGCCAGAACTGAAGGACATTTCTTATGATGACAAAAATTCCAAACTGACCTCTTATCTGATCATTGCTCTGGTGTCTGTGTCCACGTTCTTtctgaccttcatcatcattattctgGGTGTGAGGTTCTGTCGTAGGAGAAAGCCCAGACTGTTGTTTGATGGAGCAGTAGCCATCCCCAGCGCTTATCTCCCTCCTAATTACGCAGATGTAGACGGCACAGGAACTTTACGCAGCACTTACAACTATGACGCATACCTGACAACAGGATCTCGAACCAGTGACTTTAAGTTCGTATCATCTTATAATGACAACACACTGCCTGCTGACCAGACTCTGAGGAAAAGTCCATCAGACTTTGCTGAAGTGTTTGGAGATTATAGCGGTTCTCTTGAG tctgtgtttgtttctcagaGCAAAGTCATAAACAGTATCATTGAGATCTGA